A section of the Paenibacillus aurantius genome encodes:
- a CDS encoding NAD-dependent epimerase/dehydratase family protein: protein MALITGASGLIGSEAVEYFAGLGFTVVGIDNDMRKTFFGDSGSTLWNRRRLESLLGKSYVHYSSDIRDKEAVDQIFQKYGSAIDLIIHTAAQPSHDWAARDPVVDFDVNAKGTLHLLEAMRQHCPEAVFVFTSTNKVYGDNPNRLPLVEQKLRWEIDPAHPYQMGIPEHLSVDGCMHSLFGASKLSADLLVQEYGKYFNFKTVCFRGGVLTGFRQAGVELHGFVNYLMKCAVTGTPYTIYGYKGKQVRDVIHSRDVVRAFHAFYSSPRRGGEVYNLGGGRESNVSLLEAIQLAEKISGNPMAYQYSDSSRQGDHMWYVTDLSKFKAHYPDWKLTYGITGIMEEMADQNKERWLAP, encoded by the coding sequence GTGGCCTTGATTACCGGCGCCTCGGGTTTAATCGGCTCCGAAGCGGTGGAGTATTTCGCGGGACTCGGATTTACCGTTGTCGGAATAGATAATGATATGAGGAAGACCTTTTTCGGGGATTCAGGATCTACCCTATGGAACCGGCGGCGTTTGGAGTCCTTGTTAGGGAAGAGCTATGTTCACTATTCTTCCGACATTCGGGATAAGGAAGCGGTGGACCAAATCTTTCAGAAGTACGGTTCCGCGATTGACTTAATCATTCATACGGCGGCTCAGCCTTCCCACGATTGGGCGGCGCGGGATCCGGTCGTCGATTTCGATGTGAATGCGAAGGGAACCCTTCATTTACTGGAGGCCATGAGGCAGCATTGTCCGGAAGCGGTCTTTGTCTTCACCTCGACTAATAAGGTATACGGGGATAATCCCAACCGGCTGCCTCTTGTAGAACAGAAGCTCCGTTGGGAAATCGATCCCGCCCATCCCTATCAAATGGGTATTCCGGAACACCTGAGTGTGGATGGATGCATGCATTCGTTATTCGGCGCATCCAAGCTTTCTGCGGATTTGCTGGTACAGGAATATGGGAAGTATTTTAATTTCAAAACGGTTTGTTTCCGGGGAGGCGTGCTGACCGGGTTTCGTCAAGCCGGCGTGGAGCTCCATGGATTTGTCAATTATCTAATGAAATGCGCGGTTACCGGAACCCCCTATACCATCTATGGCTATAAAGGAAAGCAGGTGAGGGACGTCATTCATTCCCGTGACGTGGTAAGGGCGTTCCACGCTTTCTACAGCAGCCCGAGACGCGGGGGAGAAGTCTATAATTTAGGAGGGGGAAGAGAATCCAACGTCTCCCTGCTGGAAGCCATTCAGCTGGCGGAGAAGATTTCGGGTAACCCCATGGCTTATCAATATTCCGATTCCAGCCGGCAAGGAGATCACATGTGGTATGTAACGGATTTATCTAAATTTAAAGCCCATTATCCGGATTGGAAGCTAACGTATGGAATCACCGGCATAATGGAAGAGATGGCCGATCAGAATAAGGAACGGTGGCTGGCACCCTAA
- a CDS encoding solute symporter family protein encodes MGSINTTAFLLFLAIVLLTIVITYFAAKKTNSTSDFYTAGGGLKGYQNGLAIAGDYMSAASFLGIAGTIALSGFDGFFYSIGFLVAYLVVLYLVAEPLRNLGKYTMADMIAARFDDKKVRGVAALNTVTISIFYMIAQLVGAGSLIKLLLGLDYLTSVTIVGVLMTLYVVFGGMTATSWVQITKAVLLMGGTFIISLIVFAKFHFSVTEMFQSLQTATPLGEKYLNPGNKYKVPLDTLSLNLALVLGTAGLPHILTRFFTVKDAPTARSSVVYATWLIGIFYVMTVFLGFGAAQFVGAKEITAADPGGNMAAPLLAKALGGDFLFAFISAVAFATILAVVTGLVLSAASAFAHDFYTHIVRRGNATEKEQMTAARWASVAVSVISILLALAAQKLNVAFLVSLAFAVAASANLPVILFTIFWRRFNTAGAVTGMLTGLISAIVLVAVSPSVWSPAGKAIFTGDPLITLTNPGIISIPLGFLGAIVGTLLSSRPSSSAKFDEILVKANTGYREM; translated from the coding sequence ATGGGATCCATTAACACGACCGCCTTTCTGCTCTTTCTGGCCATTGTTCTGCTGACTATCGTTATTACCTATTTTGCCGCCAAAAAAACAAATTCCACCTCCGACTTCTATACCGCCGGGGGTGGGCTGAAGGGCTACCAGAACGGGCTTGCCATCGCCGGGGATTACATGTCCGCCGCCTCCTTCTTGGGCATTGCGGGGACGATCGCCCTTTCGGGGTTTGACGGTTTCTTCTACAGCATAGGGTTTCTCGTGGCTTATCTGGTGGTGCTCTATCTGGTGGCGGAGCCGCTCAGGAACCTGGGCAAATACACAATGGCGGATATGATCGCCGCCCGTTTCGACGACAAAAAGGTGCGGGGAGTCGCCGCCCTGAACACGGTTACCATCTCGATTTTCTACATGATCGCCCAGCTGGTGGGGGCGGGCTCGCTGATCAAGCTGCTGCTCGGTCTTGACTACCTGACATCCGTGACGATCGTCGGGGTTCTGATGACCCTCTACGTCGTCTTCGGGGGAATGACCGCCACCTCCTGGGTGCAGATCACCAAGGCCGTGCTCCTTATGGGAGGAACGTTTATCATCTCGCTGATCGTGTTTGCGAAGTTTCATTTTTCCGTGACCGAGATGTTCCAGTCGCTCCAGACGGCTACCCCGCTCGGAGAAAAATATTTGAACCCCGGCAACAAATACAAGGTGCCGCTCGACACCTTGTCGCTTAACTTGGCACTGGTGCTGGGCACGGCCGGACTGCCGCACATTCTGACGCGGTTCTTCACCGTCAAGGACGCCCCGACCGCCCGCAGCTCCGTCGTCTATGCGACCTGGCTGATCGGTATCTTCTACGTCATGACGGTATTCCTCGGCTTCGGGGCGGCTCAGTTCGTCGGCGCGAAGGAGATCACCGCGGCCGATCCGGGCGGCAACATGGCGGCTCCGCTGCTCGCCAAGGCGCTTGGCGGCGACTTCCTCTTCGCGTTCATCTCGGCCGTCGCCTTCGCCACCATTCTAGCGGTGGTGACCGGCCTCGTGCTCTCCGCGGCTTCGGCGTTCGCCCATGATTTCTACACGCACATCGTCCGCCGCGGGAACGCAACGGAGAAGGAGCAGATGACCGCCGCCCGCTGGGCATCCGTAGCGGTCTCCGTCATCTCGATCCTTCTGGCGCTCGCCGCCCAGAAGCTGAACGTGGCGTTCCTCGTTTCCCTCGCGTTCGCGGTGGCGGCCAGCGCGAATCTGCCGGTCATTCTCTTCACGATCTTCTGGCGCCGCTTCAATACCGCCGGAGCCGTGACCGGGATGCTGACGGGGCTGATCAGCGCCATCGTGCTGGTGGCCGTAAGCCCGAGCGTCTGGAGCCCGGCGGGCAAGGCGATTTTCACGGGGGATCCGCTCATTACGCTGACGAACCCGGGCATCATTTCCATTCCGCTCGGCTTCCTCGGGGCCATCGTCGGAACCCTGCTCTCCAGCCGTCCGTCCTCCAGCGCCAAATTCGATGAAATTCTGGTGAAGGCGAATACGGGGTACCGGGAGATGTAA
- a CDS encoding multidrug effflux MFS transporter → MAILLGSLSAFGPLSLDLYLPALPALEQELHAGTSIIQLTLTACLLGLSVGQLFAGSISDVRGRKGPLITGLVVYAAASLLCALSPSVGLLIVLRFLQGFAGAAGIVISRAVVRDLYEGPELTKFFSLLMLVNGAAPILAPIAGGQLLKLIPWQGLFVVLSVISLLMLAGVLLGLPETLPAGLRSEAGLGNTLRTFGTLVKDRVFMGYALAQGLVTAAMFAYISGSPFVIQEIYGVSAQGFSLLFAMNGAGIILAGQVTGRLAAKVGEKRLLIAGLLLAALGGVSLLIVLAWKAPLPWILPPLFLVVSCVGIVSTAGFSLAMQNHGRTAGSASALLGLMSLLFGALVAPLVGLGGSGTALPMGLVIAAADIGSVLVYVFLIHRRMGSRS, encoded by the coding sequence ATGGCGATCCTGCTCGGCTCGCTGTCGGCGTTCGGTCCCCTGTCGCTCGACCTGTACCTGCCCGCTCTGCCGGCACTCGAACAAGAACTTCATGCCGGAACCTCGATCATCCAGCTGACCTTGACCGCCTGCCTGCTCGGCCTGTCGGTGGGGCAGCTCTTCGCCGGGTCGATCAGCGATGTCCGCGGCCGAAAGGGGCCCCTTATCACAGGCCTCGTCGTCTATGCCGCCGCGTCGCTCCTCTGTGCCCTGAGCCCGTCGGTCGGCCTGCTGATCGTGCTCCGTTTCCTGCAGGGCTTCGCCGGCGCCGCGGGGATCGTCATCTCGCGGGCGGTCGTCCGCGACCTGTATGAAGGCCCGGAGCTGACAAAGTTCTTCTCGCTCCTCATGCTGGTGAACGGAGCCGCGCCAATTCTGGCGCCTATTGCCGGGGGCCAGTTGCTGAAGCTGATTCCGTGGCAGGGCCTGTTCGTCGTTCTCTCTGTCATCTCCCTCTTGATGCTGGCCGGCGTGCTGCTGGGCCTGCCCGAAACCCTGCCGGCCGGGCTTCGCTCGGAGGCCGGACTCGGCAACACGCTGCGCACCTTCGGCACCCTCGTGAAGGACCGGGTGTTCATGGGCTACGCGCTCGCCCAAGGGCTCGTGACGGCGGCCATGTTCGCCTATATTTCCGGATCTCCCTTCGTCATTCAGGAGATCTACGGGGTCTCCGCCCAAGGCTTCAGCCTTCTGTTCGCCATGAACGGGGCGGGCATCATTCTGGCGGGACAGGTCACCGGCCGTCTGGCGGCCAAGGTGGGAGAGAAGCGCCTGCTGATCGCCGGGCTGCTCCTTGCAGCCCTAGGGGGAGTCAGCCTGCTTATCGTTCTGGCCTGGAAAGCCCCGCTGCCCTGGATTCTGCCTCCGTTGTTTCTCGTCGTCTCCTGCGTGGGGATCGTATCGACAGCCGGCTTCTCGCTGGCCATGCAGAATCATGGCCGTACCGCGGGGAGTGCCTCGGCCCTGCTCGGACTGATGTCCCTGCTGTTCGGAGCGCTGGTCGCTCCGCTGGTGGGGCTCGGAGGGAGCGGGACGGCGCTGCCGATGGGACTGGTCATAGCCGCCGCGGATATCGGCTCGGTGCTCGTCTATGTCTTCCTCATTCATCGCCGTATGGGTTCAAGATCCTAA
- a CDS encoding transposase, with translation MSLLLAVGVVLGPVLLLAAEWIAGRYRWLSDALAWVAAVVFGIIAAQAVYEIRRDGTVFMTNVHKVFENELFLLAGAYLGLYGIARILHGLLLRLREE, from the coding sequence ATGAGCCTATTGCTTGCCGTGGGAGTCGTGCTCGGGCCGGTTCTGCTGCTTGCCGCGGAGTGGATAGCGGGGAGGTACCGCTGGCTGTCCGACGCCCTGGCTTGGGTCGCCGCCGTGGTTTTCGGCATCATCGCGGCTCAGGCGGTCTACGAAATCCGCCGGGATGGAACCGTTTTTATGACCAACGTACATAAGGTATTCGAGAATGAGCTTTTCCTGCTGGCCGGGGCTTATTTGGGTCTCTACGGCATCGCCCGGATTCTGCACGGGCTGCTTCTACGGCTTCGGGAGGAGTAG
- a CDS encoding carboxymuconolactone decarboxylase family protein: protein MPNNLTEEKVGAYKIGVGHLQEHAPGMVEAYNRFTGECFAEGAVDAKTKQLIALGISLFANNEVCTLVHVNEALQEGASSEEIMETVAVAAAVGGGHAMSQGVTRVQQALSSAESTSSSH, encoded by the coding sequence ATGCCGAACAACCTCACGGAAGAGAAGGTAGGGGCGTACAAAATAGGAGTAGGCCATCTGCAGGAGCATGCTCCGGGAATGGTCGAAGCCTACAACCGGTTTACCGGGGAATGCTTCGCGGAAGGGGCCGTCGACGCCAAAACCAAGCAGCTGATCGCCCTGGGCATCAGCCTGTTCGCCAACAATGAAGTCTGCACGCTTGTGCATGTGAACGAAGCGCTCCAGGAAGGAGCCAGCTCCGAGGAGATTATGGAAACCGTGGCGGTGGCGGCTGCGGTCGGAGGCGGGCATGCCATGTCCCAGGGAGTAACCCGGGTCCAGCAGGCGCTTTCCTCGGCAGAGTCCACTTCCTCTTCCCACTAA
- a CDS encoding DUF485 domain-containing protein translates to MAQKGIDFTEVARSAPFRKLMSSKKRFILPWTLFFFAFYFTLPILTSYTTVLNKPAFGPVSWAWVFAFAQFLMTWALCVLYSRKAAEFDRMVQDVRRGMGR, encoded by the coding sequence ATGGCTCAAAAAGGAATTGACTTCACCGAGGTTGCCCGGTCGGCTCCCTTCCGGAAGCTGATGAGCAGCAAGAAAAGATTTATCCTGCCGTGGACGCTGTTCTTCTTCGCCTTCTATTTCACGCTGCCGATCCTCACCTCGTACACCACCGTTCTCAACAAGCCGGCCTTCGGTCCCGTCTCGTGGGCATGGGTGTTTGCCTTCGCCCAATTTCTGATGACGTGGGCCTTGTGCGTGCTTTATTCGAGGAAAGCGGCCGAATTCGACCGGATGGTGCAGGACGTCCGGCGCGGAATGGGGAGGTAA